The following coding sequences lie in one Fundulus heteroclitus isolate FHET01 chromosome 20, MU-UCD_Fhet_4.1, whole genome shotgun sequence genomic window:
- the lyar gene encoding cell growth-regulating nucleolar protein: MVFFTCNACGESLKKAQVDKHVMKCRGCQVLSCIDCGKDFWGEDYKNHVKCISEDQKYGGKGYEAKANKGDVKQQQWLQRINEAMSKPGVSAKLRDVLHQVSAYENVPRKKAKFQNWMRNSLKIANPGLQEEVWDIIAAADSAPPTAQPTKEPAVRMDTNGTENHADQSNTDAKKKLNKRERKEARQQKNGKASKRDEKRTAEEEPEKCKKNKKDRKRKHEEDDQTEDGVDNEDVKKTKFDETADDLMSEETEDQAVPQGKFNWKGNIKAVLRESSDQELSVKKLRKKVLAAYYSFTGGSNFKTEEEVLALFNKKITKNPKFRVLKDKVKLVQ; the protein is encoded by the exons ATGGTGTTCTTCACCTGCAACGCGTGCGGCGAGTCCCTGAAAAAAGCCCAGGTCGATAAACACGTGATGAAGTGCCGCGGGTGCCAAGTTCTGTCCTGTATCGACTGCGGAAAGGACTTCTG GGGCGAGGACTACAAAAACCACGTGAAGTGCATCAGCGAGGATCAGAAGTATGGCGGAAAAGGTTACGAGGCCAAGGCAAATAAGGGAGACGTGAAACAGCAGCAGTGGTTGCAG agaaTCAATGAGGCCATGAGCAAACCTGGGGTCAGTGCCAAGCTGAGAGATGTGCTCCACCAAGTCAGTGCTTATGAAAACGTACCGAGGAAGAAGGCAAAGTTTCAG AACTGGATGagaaacagtttaaaaatagCAAACCCTGGGCTGCAGGAAGAAGTGTGGGACATAATTGCTGCTGCAGACAGT GCTCCTCCGACCGCACAGCCAACCAAAGAACCTGCAGTCCGCATGGACACCAACGGGACCGAGAACCACGCAGACCAATCAAATACCGATGCGAAGAAGAAGCTGAACAAACGCGAGCGAAAAGAGGCCCGTCAGCAAAAGAATGGAAAAGCTTCCAAACGGGACGAAAAAAGAACCGCAGAAGAAGAACCagagaaatgcaaaaagaacaagaaGGATAGGAAGAGAAAACACGAAGAAGATGATCAGACAGAGGATGGGGTTGACAATGAGGAtgtcaagaaaacaaaat TTGATGAAACGGCAGATGATCTCATGTCAGAGGAAACCGAAGATCAGGCTGTTCCTCAGG GCAAATTCAACTGGAAGGGGAACATCAAGGCGGTGCTGAGAGAGTCATCAGACCAGGAGCTGTCCGTGAAGAAACTTAGAAAGAAG GTTTTGGCAGCCTACTACTCCTTCACCGGTGGCAGTAATTTTAAAACCGAAGAGGAGGTGTTGGCACTTTTCAACAAGAAAATCACCAAAAATCCCAAGTTTAGAGTTTTAAAAGACAAAGTAAAACTTGTGCAGTAG
- the zbtb49 gene encoding zinc finger and BTB domain-containing protein 49, which translates to MDTLSSHSSYLLQQLQEQRIQGLLCDCMLVVKGVCFKAHKNVLAAFSSYFRSLFQNSQKSDVFNLAIQDVGGIGQVLDYMYTSHIDINQDNVQALLDIAQSLQVPNLQAMCNAFLKPCPPPVEMPSFALPGMLSSEHDCLLGSNLPHDVDLHCPSDPPRSSFYSDMDHARRMPVTASNNSSACDMQSGSHAPAEKQLVHGYKLRNFYSKQYFKQSAIQYNNASSNQGPGPLAMVDEQQCQLAMSQGANSAPVGLGNTVQPSPPCTAVTAEKSAASSLTPSSNLNAPACDPADSAINKPVRPKKAVYLKKYNYLRSQKALEEMCSESVAEPILSCPKESRQGEPVAQAGAPGEAPAAPAGGSPLGREESSEAADAQLPSPPPGNQEEENLKPQPEPPHQAGHKQYCCDVCGKIFKHPSNLELHKRSHTGEKPFQCNVCGKNFSQAGNLQTHLRRHSGEKPYICELCGKSFTASGDVQRHKVVHTGEKPHLCDICGRGFNNLSNLKEHKRTHATDRTFTCDQCGKSFNTHRKLLKHKARHAGEKPHSCATCGKCFIGSGDLQRHIRSHTGEKPYICETCGKSFTRSAMLRRHSNMHCKGPPVSSPATASSEQTQNSNGPVESANPLSQTKPSAAATEQHFSALMPDTDLGKPSSCSPPPPQAMQPIETAGPSMQLSPALTSLPELRSLVPHHLLTSSHQERGLALLPADRMKQNKPTEEAVYGPYVENGNTCIDRDPAGRPYLPPSDNHCSSFPGSSRPYRSGEGQFISSVTLWGLAMKTLQNENDNDLEQ; encoded by the exons ATGGACACCCTGTCCAGCCACAGCTCCTacctcctccagcagctccagGAGCAGAGGATTCAAGGGCTTCTCTGTGACTGCATGCTGGTGGTCAAAGGTGTCTGCTTCAAAGCCCACAAAAATGTCCTCGCTGCTTTCAGCTCCTATTTCAG GTCTTTGTTCCAAAACTCTCAGAAGAGCGACGTGTTCAACCTAGCGATCCAGGATGTCGGCGGCATCGGCCAAGTACTGGACTACATGTACACCTCCCACATCGACATTAATCAGGATAACGTGCAAGCGCTCCTGGACATCGCTCAGAGTCTGCAGGTCCCAAATTTGCAGGCCATGTGCAACGCTTTCCTCAAACCTTGCCCGCCTCCAGTGGAGATGCCTTCCTTTGCCCTCCCAGGCATGCTCAGCTCAGAGCACGACTGCCTTTTGGGGAGTAACCTGCCTCATGACGTCGACCTCCACTGCCCGTCCGATCCTCCGAGGTCCAGCTTCTATAGCGACATGGATCACGCACGGAGGATGCCGGTGACCGCGTCTAACAACAGCTCGGCGTGTGACATGCAAAGCGGCTCCCACGCACCTGCAGAGAAGCAGCTTGTTCACGGTTACAAACTCCGTAATTTCTACAGCAAGCAGTACTTTAAACAAAGTGCGATCCAGTATAACAACGCGTCCTCAAATCAAGGCCCGGGGCCTTTGGCTATGGTGGACGAGCAGCAATGTCAGCTCGCAATGAGCCAGGGCGCCAACAGCGCGCCCGTCGGTTTAGGCAACACGGTTCAGCCGAGCCCCCCTTGCACAGCTGTGACGGCGGAGAAAAGTGCCGCCTCCTCTTTGACACCGTCGAGTAATTTAAACGCCCCTGCCTGCGACCCGGCCGACTCCGCAATCAACAAGCCAGTCCGGCCCAAGAAGGCGGTTTACCTGAAGAAATACAACTACCTCCGCTCTCAGAAAGCCTTGGAGGAGATGTGCTCCGAGTCGGTCGCCGAGCCCATCCTCAGCTGCCCCAAGGAGAGCCGTCAAGGGGAGCCTGTTGCCCAGGCGGGAGCTCCAGGCGAAGCTCCCGCAGCCCCGGCAGGCGGCAGCCCCCTCGGTAGAGAGGAGTCTTCGGAGGCGGCAGACGCCCAGCTTCCCAGTCCCCCCCCTGGGAaccaagaggaggaaaacttGAAGCCTCAGCCAGAGCCTCCTCACCAAGCAGGGCACAAGCAGTACTGCTGCGACGTGTGCGGGAAGATCTTCAAGCACCCGAGCAACCTGGAGCTGCACAAGCGCTCTCATACTG GCGAGAAGCCGTTTCAGTGCAACGTTTGTGGCAAAAACTTTTCTCAG gcAGGGAATCTGCAAACCCATCTGCGGCGGCATTCCGGAGAGAAGCCGTACATCTGCGAGCTTTGTGGTAAAAG CTTCACTGCGTCGGGGGACGTTCAGCGTCACAAAGtagttcacacaggagagaagccgcACCTGTGTGATATATGCGGCCGAG GATTCAACAATTTGAGTAATCTCAAGGAGCACAAGAGGACTCATGCAACAGACAGGACGTTCACCTGTGACCAGTGTGGAAAGTCCTTCAACACGCACAGAAAGCTGCTGAAGCACAAGGCCCGCCACGCTGGAGAAAAACCCCACAGCTGTGCCACCTGTG GGAAGTGCTTCATTGGCTCAGGAGACCTGCAGCGTCATATACGATCACACACTGGCGAGAAACCCTATATCTGTGAGACCTGCGGAAAGAGCTTTACCCGCTCGGCCATGCTGAGGAGACACAGCAACATGCACTGCAAGGGCCCCCCCGTCTCCAGCCCCGCCACGGCCAGCTCTGAGCAGACCCAAAACTCAAACGGACCGGTTGAATCTGCAAACCCGCTCAGCCAGACTAAACCCTCGGCGGCAGCCACTGAGCAGCACTTCTCTGCCCTGATGCCTGACACAGACCTAGGGAAACCCTCTTCATGTAGTCCTCCGCCACCACAAGCAATGCAACCCATAGAGACTGCAGGTCCCAGCATGCAGCTTAGCCCGGCGCTGACCTCCCTCCCAGAGCTGCGCTCCCTGGTTCCCCATCACCTCCTTACATCCAGCCACCAGGAGAGAGGCTTAGCTCTGCTCCCCGCAGACCGCATGAAGCAGAACAAACCGACTGAGGAGGCTGTGTACGGCCCATATGTGGAGAACGGCAATACGTGTATTGACAGGGACCCTGCAGGGAGACCCTACCTGCCTCCCTCGGACAATCACTGCAGTTCCTTCCCAGGATCCAGCAGGCCCTACAGGTCGGGTGAAGGCCAGTTTATCTCCAGCGTGACTCTTTGGGGCCTGGCCATGAAGACGCTGCAGAATGAGAACGATAATGACTTGGAGCAGTAA